The nucleotide sequence GATGGGCCGCGAGGAGTTCTCGACTTCGTCGTAACGCACGACAAGCCCGGCCTTTTTTTGCTCAAGGACTTTCACGAGTTCATGCGCGATGCCGTCGAGATTCGCCGTCGGCTCCGCGACCTTTACTATCGGTGTCTGGGCACGGACAAATTCGCGGTGATCTGCTCGCCGGTCAAGTGCATCCCGGAGGAAATCAACCGCGAGGTGGCCTTCATTGAACTGCCGCGGCCGGACCTGAAGGAACTGGAGGAGCTGCTGCGGACCGAGGCTGAATCCGTCCGTGGGGCCGGCGGCTCGGCGGGTCTCTCCGCGGAGACCATCCACCGGCTCACGCGAGCGGTGCAGGGGCTGACGTTTCATGAGGCTCGGCATGCCCTGCGACGGGCAATGGCCGAGCATGGCAAGCTCGATGAATCCATCTTGCAGACGCTGGAACAGGAGAAGCAGCAACTCGTACGCAAGACGGGCCTGATCGAGTATGTTCCCGGCACCGTCGGTGTTGAGCAGATCGGCGGGCTTGACGTTCTCAAGACGTGGCTGATGGAGCGGCGCGAACTCTTCTTTTCTCGCGAGAGCATTTCATCGGAGATCGTGCCGAAGGGGCTCCTGCTCATGGGGGTCTCAGGTTGCGGCAAGAGTCTCTCGGCGCGGGCCGTGGCGAACGTTTTCTGCCTTCCGCTTTATCGCATCGACATGGTCCAGGTTTTCTCTGCCGGGGTGGGTAACGCGGAGCGGCTTTTCGCCGGCGCGTGCCGGGCGATGGAGGAAGTCTCACCGGCCGTGGTGTGGTTCGACGAGATTGAGAACGGGATCTCCCGCCACCAGCAGGATGAAACGGGCGCGCTCAACCGGATTTTTGGGTTTTTTCTGACGTGGATGCAGGAAAAGCCCGCCGGGCTGTTCGTTGCGGCGACGGCTAATCGGATCGACCTTCTGCCGGCCGAGATGATCCGCAAGGGGCGGTTTGACCAGGTCTTTTTCATTGACCTGCCGGACTACGACGAGCGGCTGGAGATCTTCAAGATTCATCTCTCCCGTCGTGGCGTGGACCCGTCGACACTGCGACTCGATCTGATCGCCGAGCGCACCGAGGGCTGGACCGGCGCGGAGATTGAGCAGGCGGTGATCGCCGCCCTCGTTTCTGCGCGTCTGGCCAAGGAAACCGTCACGGACGAGCATCTGTTCCCGGCGCTTCGTCAGATCGTTCCGCTGGCCAAGACGATGAGGGAGCAGATCAACCACATTCGTTCCTGGGCCTTCGACCGGGCTGTTCACGCCTCGGCCCGGAAGAAGTGAGGGGACGCTGCCGTGTGAGTTTGGAACTCTCCACCGGTTCCTGGGTGGATTGCGCAGTGAGCCCTGTCGGACCCTCCTTCTCTTGTGCATCTGCACCGACAAGAGCGCGTAAGCGGGTGCGGCGGAGCCCTCTGGCCTGGCAACTTGATCCGTACCCTTTCGGCCAAGGACGTGGGCGGGGTGGGGAGGTTGGGCGAGGCGTTCGGGGTGGATCGGATGACGGGGAATCGG is from Phycisphaerae bacterium and encodes:
- a CDS encoding AAA family ATPase, with translation MSTEPPSKSLAAIQGIIDAGRPLIYIQSAEEDRVIGLLSRIAEQRRGGRVDLFLWSATEGLQQNGKPVKNQPDGPRGVLDFVVTHDKPGLFLLKDFHEFMRDAVEIRRRLRDLYYRCLGTDKFAVICSPVKCIPEEINREVAFIELPRPDLKELEELLRTEAESVRGAGGSAGLSAETIHRLTRAVQGLTFHEARHALRRAMAEHGKLDESILQTLEQEKQQLVRKTGLIEYVPGTVGVEQIGGLDVLKTWLMERRELFFSRESISSEIVPKGLLLMGVSGCGKSLSARAVANVFCLPLYRIDMVQVFSAGVGNAERLFAGACRAMEEVSPAVVWFDEIENGISRHQQDETGALNRIFGFFLTWMQEKPAGLFVAATANRIDLLPAEMIRKGRFDQVFFIDLPDYDERLEIFKIHLSRRGVDPSTLRLDLIAERTEGWTGAEIEQAVIAALVSARLAKETVTDEHLFPALRQIVPLAKTMREQINHIRSWAFDRAVHASARKK